The following nucleotide sequence is from Drosophila kikkawai strain 14028-0561.14 chromosome 2L, DkikHiC1v2, whole genome shotgun sequence.
agcaacatatttattttttacatgaaATTAATACTGGTCTCCAGAAATGTACAGTATGTTTTTGTGAAATGATAACTGCTGCAATAAAGTCCCTATAGTTTTTTCACAAGAGTCTCttcatatttcaaatatttttctaactGCAGGTCGATATCTCCATGgatgaatttttatatataaggCTAAAGAAAGCTTATATTTTTTCGTGTGACCTCTGAGTTAGGAACTACCAGTGCCATGTCAACTCCAACGCCTGGGTGCCCTGACTTTGACGACATTCTTGGTCAAATCGGAGAGTTTGGCCGATTCCAGCGCCGAAACTATCTACTCATCTGCCTCCCGGTTTTGTTCGCTGCCGCCAATAGTCTCTCGTACGTTTTCACGGCGGGATCTCCTACCTATCGATGCCAAGTTCCCGCCTGCGACAACCTCGAGGCGCCCGTCTACGGAGCGGATTGGGTGTCTGCAGCCGTTCCTGGAACCTGGAACAAGCAGGGACACTTCACTCCGGTGACCTGCGAGAGGTTTGTGGCAAATGTAAGCACCGTCCAATCGAAGCCAGTGGAATGGTGTTCTGCTGAAAACTTCACAACGGAGACGGAGCGCTGCAAGCAATTTGTGTACGGCACCTCGGAGCAGACGATCGTACAGCAGTGGGGACTACAGTGCCCGGAGAACCTCTGGAAGCTGGCCTTCGTGGGTACAATGCACTTTGCAGGCCTGGTAGTTGGCACTGCGCTTTCCGGCTACCTAGCGGACCGGTGAGTCTATACGATATGTTGATTTTTAATCTGAAGCGAGTTCTTGTACGTCCACTCCTTGATCCTTCCTGACACCAGTAATCCAAATGTCTTTCTTTAAGGTTTGGTCGAAAGCACGTCTTTCTAATCTGCATTGTGTTCATGGCTGTAACGGGAGTGGCGCAGGCTCTATCCTGGAATTATACTAGCTTTCTGGTCTTCGCACTGCTCAACGCCGTGGGTACCTCCGGCGTCTACCCACTGGCCTTCATCATCGGCGTAGAAATGGTGGGGCCCCGGAAGCGCGAAATGTGCTCCATTGTTCTTAACTACTTCTACGCGGTGGGAGAGGCGCTCCTGGGTCTGGCAGTCTTTCTCCCCGATTGGCGTCATCTGCAGATGGCGCTCTCGCTGCCACCGTTGCTCTGCGTGGCCTACTTCTGGCTAGTGCCCGAGTCGGTCCGATGGCTACTGGCTCGCAATCGTCGTGAGCAGGCCGGCGTGATCATCCGGCGGGCGGCAAAGGTGAACCGGCGAGACATCTCTGCCGAGCTGATGGCGAACTTCAAAGAGCAGGAGCTGAGTGGGATAGCACTTACCGAGCTGGAAGCGTCTGCTGCGCCTGTGGAGTTAAAGGATGACCAAATTTGGCGTGCCGTCAAAGAGGTGTTTGGCTCTCACATACTTTTGGCTCGGTATGCCATCATGCTGCTCGTATGGGCAGTGAACGCCATTGTCTACTATGGCCTCTCGCTGAATGCCACTAACTTGAGCGGCAATAAGTACCTGAACTTCGCGTTGGTTTGCCTGGTGGAGATACCTGGATATAGCATTGCCTGGGTTAGTATCTCTCGCCTTTTACCCAAGACTTTGATCTATGGTTATAATCATAATCCGTATCCCATAGTTTTGTTTGCGCAGACTCGGCCGGCGTCTGGCTCTATCCGGCTCTTTGTTGCTGTGTTCCGTCACCTGTGTGGCCAGCGGCTTCGTCACCCTGGGTAACTattacatttaattgtttaacaaattgataaatatattGAGTTTATTCTATCGAAGCAGTTTTAGTTGTTAAGTTTCtttctcttttgtttttattattaatccAATGCCTTAGAAGAGAATTTAGGCACAAGGAAAGTGGGGATTTTCCtacttattttctttataaaataaaacaagaaaggcgCGACGAtgtgtatacccttgcaattTGAAAGtgaatcattaaaaatatatatgttatcaTATATAATTAGGTTTCATTTAGCTTCAAAACAGAGGGACTAGCTTGCATAGAAACGGAAAGACGGAAATGGCCAGATCAGATCGGCTGTTGGTGCTGATCAAGAGTATATATGCTTTAAAGGGTCAAAAATGACTGCTTCACTGCGTggaaaacttctgactaaaattataataattgaaTATACTTTAAGTTATTTCGCAGCCGTGTTGTCCTTTTTTATAAGTATTCAAATtgtaaaaaactattaatttgAAATAGATATTTAATAAGCTTTTACCTACCGTAATCTGATTCATTTGTGCATGCCCGTCAAGTGCAAAACGATTGGATTTTTAGGAATTGTAAGTGTCCTTAAGTCCGATTCGAGAATGTTGCTACCGAATCCCTTTCCGTCAATAACGCCAGTCCTTTTCACCAGGTGCCAACTGGCTGATCGTGACACTTTTTCTAATTGGCAAGCTGGGCATAACCTCCTCGTTTGCCGTAATCTACACGTTCACTGCGGAAATGATGCCCACGGTTTGTGAGCCTTTTCTAATCTTTTACATCTGAACTGATCAGAGATCTTGTCGATTTCAGGTTATTCGAAGTGGAGGCGTTGGCGTTATGTCCACATTCGCCCGTTTTGGGGCGATGCTGGCACCTTTCGTGCCGCTGTTGGTAAGGTCTTATTTGTTTATAGTAGTCACCTATCAAACTTACACATCTCGTAATATGTCATCAAATAATATGGTCAGTATTataagttaaaatataaaacctttTTTCTCGTTTTCCCAACAGTCGTCGTATTACGAACCACTTCCCCTGCTCCTTTTCGGTGCCACTTCGCTGGTGGCAGGAATCCTCTCGCTGCTTCTGCCAGAAACGTTTCATCAGAAGCTGCCCGATACGGTGAGTAGGAGTATCAGGAGAATCTTCAATTAGTTTTACCAAACATCTACAGGTCGAGGAGGCTATTGCGCTGGGAAAATGATAAACGCCCCTCCGGAGCCTTCAGTCATTTGAGAGTGAGTTTTCTTACTTCTGACAAACAGAAACatatacataattaaaaaaatggcTTCATAGactcaaattaaattaaggaaCTTTATGATGGCAAAAAATACttacacaaatatatataatatatatcatatatgtatgtatagacATCTTATTTTAAGACCTATTTCTTAGGCTGCTTATTTGTAACGCTCATGATtagtaaattttttaatatacgcACAACTTTATattcaaaagaaaaacaaaatggaCTTTATgttgtgaaaaatatttaattaaacctAATCTATATAAAACACTTAGTCCTATAATCAGTCCCCAAAAAGACCCTCGAACAACTGGGGATCGCTGACAAAACCGAGTCGACTTAGCAACTTGTAGCGCCGGCTAGGATCGCTCCGCAGACAGATGGGCGACACGAATCTCAGCCGAGACGGAGTCCGCTGCTCCCAGCTTGGGAGCAGATCTCCCGGGTCCACCAAGGTCTCTTTTCGTCGGCCCCAGAAGTCCACGTAGGCGAGCTTCAGCAGATCCTGCTGCTCGTTGACATAGATGAAGCCGACGAGGTTCGTGGCAGCATAGCTGGCGATGGTAAGGGTGGCCAGGCCACTTACACCGATGGCAGCGTAAATGCCCAGTGCGTCCGTTGTCACCTGTCCGGCATGCCCCAGAGCAAAGGCAATGGGCATACCGGCCGCTGTGATGACCGCCTGATAAACTTTCAGCTTACTGAGGGCGGCCACGAGTCGTATTCCTGGCAGGCTGTAAATAGTTCGCCATTCCGTGAAGGCGGCGTCCTCGTGGGCCGAACTGTGCTGGCTCCTCCGCGGAATGACTGTAGCCACGGCGCTCCTACAGGGCAATCGTGCGACATGAAACGTCCGTAATAGCCACACTGCAATTAAATAAGCACTGATTTATACATTGAATGCATATTTTGGTGTGTCTAGGCCATCGGAACTCACTTGCTTGGTTGTAACGTATTAATTTTAAGCGAACATTTATGATTTTGGCGCTTGCATAAGGATTTTTAAGCGTAAAATCAGCTGTAGCTGCCAGCTGGCAGTGCTGCTCTCCAGGCTGTAAAGAAGCTTGAAATGCTTTAGAAAAAAGCtagaaaaagccaaaaaatttGGACTAgataacaattttatttttgagtatGCTGTTTTGCACAGCTTTTAAAAATCTTGTTCTATGCAATTGGCATGGGGTCCACTATTATGGCCTTTAATACATacaagtataaaaaaataataataatagtaatgtggaaaaatagctaaattgcTAACAAAATTCAGTGGGATCAGCTGGTGTGATATCGATTAATATACAGGCCTTCGATATGAATTACAATCGCTACTTGTGCCCGGCGCTTTTGAAAAGTGGCGCCCACTTCTTCGTATAAGATGTGTTGTTACGTCAGGACCGAGCGTATAAATATAGCATCCCGGCGAGCAGAGAGcgatcaataaataaatcacttACACCAGGTCTCAGTCGACGGTTAGATCGCGCAGCCTCTTTGTGTGTTCCTCTTGCGGATCCTATAAGTCCCAGCGTATTTAATAATTGCGGAGTATGTGCATACTTTACCTTAAATAAACGAATGTGTTGCCATAACTATTGTTTAATTTGTAAGCTAATTGGGCAAAAATGGAATACTATCTAATATATGCCGTTGATGTTCGCTGACAAGCGTGAgcgaaaacatttatttttggcacTTTCGCGTGTGCTTCGAAACCAGAAATAGTTTTTTGCACAGACAAAAACACTAATTTACACCAAACAATGCTGTTCGGGATTGGCAAGGTTCAATTGGCAAACAGAACcgaatgtaaatataatagaatTGCTTCAAAATTAAACGTCAActatttgataaattttgtgtGCGACCAGCGTTGTAAGGAAGTCTTCAAGACGAGCAAGCTGTGATTTACAGTAGAAAGTGAATTATTTGAGTCCCAATGGATCCTAATTGGTATTAAATTATGTTTGTTCAGGGACGAAGAACTATAACTACCATTAGGTAGATCAACTACAACtaacatattttataatatatgcTTGAAGGAGACTGTGACCCTGAAAAACCAAAagattaataaaatatttttatacatttttcaaaagcATCTGCAGACGTGTTACCGTTTACCGTGTTAAGCTATCAGTGATATAAAGCATTATTCTCATTATTTATaggttgaaataaaaattaaataaataaaagatcCGAAAATTTGTAGTTGCAGAAACGCACCTAAAAAGTATACATCTATCTGGGCTCTAGTTTATAACTTTAAGCAAATATTATCCAAACAAATGTGGAATCTATTGGATAAGTTAAATACTTGGAAGTTGTgttggtttatattttaaattaaattaaattgtagtTATCAGGAATGTGAGATTGAGGTTACCTAGAGTTTTGTGCGTTCAATAAACCTGAGGATGCACATATCTCTGTAAATACTTATCTGATGGTCTCGATCTAAACTATTCTtaacttattttataaaaaaacaaatttaaaacaagatttagattcgattttaatttttttacgtAGAAAGAGAGATTTTCAAGACCCCAGCAAAATTTAAAGACTAACTTGATCTGTAAGCTGTTCAAATTCTTCTCTCTCTTTATTGCTCTTAAAATCTCTGCAGTCGACTGGTGATGCAGATCTGAAAAACATAACAGCATCTCAaacttaataattaataaattaaatgcaatatttacttcctaaaagtatttatttatttatattttaaaataataaaataaataataatacatgttATTATAATATCCCCCCACTCTCCTATAAGGAAATGTCTATGACAGCGTTGGGGGTCAGCGCCCTATTCATGGTGGGATGCTGTACCATCGCTCAGATCGCCCGCGTCCTCAGCCGACGCCTGGTTGCTCGGGAGGGAATCGTTCCCATCCTCATTAACGAGGCGATCGCTGCTGCCGAGCTGTGCGCCTGCTGCTTCGAGTTGATTATAGGTAAGTGACCGATCTGGATGATGGGGACCTTAAGACTCATTTTATGCGCAGTGGCCGACAACTTTGGAGTGTCCATGTACGccatttgcctttttctgCTGACCGTGTGGTGGGGCCGCGTGTGGGGCGACGCCTCCGCTTGCCCTTACACCCACATGGAGGACGTCCTGGAAGGGCGCACCAGCTTCAAGGAGATGGCGCTTCGCAGTTGGGCCGAGCTGATGGGAGGCTGCTGCGTCTACAGGGTTGTACAGCTCTTTTGGTGGCTGGAGCTGGCCGAGACCCATCGAGGACGTGCCTTTGAGGCCTGTAACGCCGACCTGCAGGTCAGCCCGTACCTGGGTGCAGTGATCGAGGGCGTGGCCACCTTACTCTGCCGTCTGGCGTCCAAGGCCATCAGTGCCAAGGAGCCGCGATTTGGCAGCTACATCGATTCCTTCATTGGCACCAGTCTGGTGGTGGCGGGTGAGTAGAGCTTCGCCGATC
It contains:
- the LOC108081807 gene encoding organic cation transporter protein yields the protein MSTPTPGCPDFDDILGQIGEFGRFQRRNYLLICLPVLFAAANSLSYVFTAGSPTYRCQVPACDNLEAPVYGADWVSAAVPGTWNKQGHFTPVTCERFVANVSTVQSKPVEWCSAENFTTETERCKQFVYGTSEQTIVQQWGLQCPENLWKLAFVGTMHFAGLVVGTALSGYLADRFGRKHVFLICIVFMAVTGVAQALSWNYTSFLVFALLNAVGTSGVYPLAFIIGVEMVGPRKREMCSIVLNYFYAVGEALLGLAVFLPDWRHLQMALSLPPLLCVAYFWLVPESVRWLLARNRREQAGVIIRRAAKVNRRDISAELMANFKEQELSGIALTELEASAAPVELKDDQIWRAVKEVFGSHILLARYAIMLLVWAVNAIVYYGLSLNATNLSGNKYLNFALVCLVEIPGYSIAWFCLRRLGRRLALSGSLLLCSVTCVASGFVTLGANWLIVTLFLIGKLGITSSFAVIYTFTAEMMPTVIRSGGVGVMSTFARFGAMLAPFVPLLSSYYEPLPLLLFGATSLVAGILSLLLPETFHQKLPDTVEEAIALGK
- the LOC108081810 gene encoding transmembrane protein 186, with protein sequence MWLLRTFHVARLPCRSAVATVIPRRSQHSSAHEDAAFTEWRTIYSLPGIRLVAALSKLKVYQAVITAAGMPIAFALGHAGQVTTDALGIYAAIGVSGLATLTIASYAATNLVGFIYVNEQQDLLKLAYVDFWGRRKETLVDPGDLLPSWEQRTPSRLRFVSPICLRSDPSRRYKLLSRLGFVSDPQLFEGLFGD
- the AQP gene encoding aquaporin-11, whose product is MSMTALGVSALFMVGCCTIAQIARVLSRRLVAREGIVPILINEAIAAAELCACCFELIIVADNFGVSMYAICLFLLTVWWGRVWGDASACPYTHMEDVLEGRTSFKEMALRSWAELMGGCCVYRVVQLFWWLELAETHRGRAFEACNADLQVSPYLGAVIEGVATLLCRLASKAISAKEPRFGSYIDSFIGTSLVVAAFNFSGGYFNPVLATALKWGCRGHTHLEHIIVYWIGACAGAVLSIPVFKLPVVRRLLLGAEPESKPKLE